GCCGCGGGTGCCTGGGCGGCGGCGCGGCGCACCACCGCCTGGATCTGCTCGCGCAGCACCGGGTTCGACCGGATGTCGACCATCCGGTTGAGCGGAACGTTGTTGTCCTTGAGGATCTGCAGGATCTCCATCAGCGGCCCGGCTTGCCCGCTGAGGTCATAGGTCCTGTTGTCCTCGGCAACGGTGAATTGTGCGGGCACCAGGCCATTGACCAAAGCGCTTCGCTCCCAATCGATTTGGTATTCCTGCGTCGTGGGGTCAAGCAGTACCACGAGCTTTCGGGCGGTGAGGTTGCCCAACCTGGTGACGTTGGCGATGACCCGGTCTTGACTGTCGAACGCCGTGATCCCAGGTCCCTCGATGTGCAGATCTACCTTCACCAGCGGCTGGTCGTTGATCCGGGTTCCGGTCTCGGAGAGACCGACGATTTGAGCCAGCGCCAGTACCCCGTGCTGCTCCAGCAACGCCGATTTGGCCGCCGATTTCGCACCGTAGTTGGTCAGCGCGAGCGCGATGAGGACATCGGCCACGGTGATGAGTAGGCCGACGTAGAACATCCATTGCAGCAGGTTGCCCATGCCGAGGGTGAAGTAGACGACCAGAAAGATCGGCCCGACCAAACCACCGCATAGCAAAACGACCAACTGTGTCTTCAGATATCGCGCCAACACGTGTCTCTCCTCGCCTTGCCCGGAAGGTTCGTGTCAGATTAGCGCTGTCGCGGGCGCGGTATCCATAGCCGGCGTCCGGCCATCAGCCCAGGCCAGTCAGCGCGACGGCTTCGGTGGTGCGCCTTTGGGGGAGGTGGGCGGCGGCGCCATGGCCGGCCCGTTGGACACTGGCATCGCAGCGGGCAGCATCGTGGCCGACGACAGTTCCGCGGCCGCCACATCCGCCGGGGCGGCCGACGCGGTCGCCGGTCCGGTGACGTCGGCTGCTGCCGCTGCCGGGACCGCCGCCGCCGCTGCCGCCGGAGCCGCCGCCGCTGCATAAGGGGATGTTTCTGGGTGGGGCGCCGTTGCCGAATGTCCGGCCGGGGCCGCCGCCACCGTGGTGGTTGCGGCCATCGGTGTCACTGTCGCCGCTGCAGGCGCGGCCGCGGGCGCTGCCACGGCGGCCGGCGCCGCGGCAGCCGGCTGCACCGCCGCTGCCACCGGCACTCCGGATGCCAC
The Mycobacterium sp. 050128 genome window above contains:
- a CDS encoding PE family protein, with product MSFVNATPEYVAAAASDLEKIGSAINYANSVASGATSAVQAAGADAVSTSISQLFGVHAAAYQAISAQAALFHNQFVQLMSGGAQQYADTEIVNAEPLAVAPQAMAGAANVSGQAMSGQQFIGAAAQAGGVASGVPVAAAVQPAAAAPAAVAAPAAAPAAATVTPMAATTTVAAAPAGHSATAPHPETSPYAAAAAPAAAAAAVPAAAAADVTGPATASAAPADVAAAELSSATMLPAAMPVSNGPAMAPPPTSPKGAPPKPSR
- a CDS encoding SHOCT domain-containing protein — its product is MLARYLKTQLVVLLCGGLVGPIFLVVYFTLGMGNLLQWMFYVGLLITVADVLIALALTNYGAKSAAKSALLEQHGVLALAQIVGLSETGTRINDQPLVKVDLHIEGPGITAFDSQDRVIANVTRLGNLTARKLVVLLDPTTQEYQIDWERSALVNGLVPAQFTVAEDNRTYDLSGQAGPLMEILQILKDNNVPLNRMVDIRSNPVLREQIQAVVRRAAAQAPAAQGAPAGAAPLATPPQTSIAERLQQLETLRASGALTDDEYNARRTQIISEI